The bacterium genomic sequence GCGCGTCCGCTCGCACTCGCCGCCGGCGACCGGCACGGTGAGCGCCTCGGCGACCGCGGCCGTGCCGGCTAGGTCTTCTGGCGCCACCGGTGTTTCGAAAAACGCTACGCCCAGCCGCTCGAGCTCGCGTCCGAGCCGAATCGCAGTGGGCGGGTCGTACATCCACTGCGCATCCACGCACAGGGCCACATCGGGCCCCAGCGCCTCTCGCAGCGCGGTCGCCTCGGTCACGTCCTCATCGACGCCGTGGCCCCCGAAGATCTTCATCGCCCGAAACCCCTGGCGGCGGAAATCCAGCGCCTCGCGCACCCGGTCCTCTCGCGAGGCTCCGGCGAGCCCCGACACGTAGACCGGAATGCGGCCTCGCTTGCGGCCGCCGAGCAGACGCCAGACGGGTTCCCCGAGCACCTTGCCGGTGAGATCCCAGAGCGCGTTGTCGGCCGCCGCGACCGCGTCGAGGTACATGCCGGTGAAGTGGCCGCGGCAGCGCATCGCGCCGTAGAGCATGGCGTAGAGGCGCTCCCGATCCGTGGGGTCGGTCCCGAGGAGCAACGGCCGAATCAGACACTCCGCCAGCACCGCGCCGGCCTCCGGGGCGACGGGAAACTGCCCTTCCCCGACGCCGGTCACGCCCGCGTCGGTTTCGATCTCCACGAGCAGCGCCTCCACCGCGGTGGAGTACACGGTCGGGTACGGCTCGACGATCTGGTACGATGAGTCGGCCGCGCGCCGCGCCTGTCCCCGCAACCCGGCCGTGCCGGAGAAGAGCGATTCGGGGCGGGGAATCCTGACGACCGTGGCTCTCAGATCGATGATCTGCATGACGCCGTCCTGCTCATCACGGTGCCCGCCTGCCGCGCGCGGGCGAACCGCGGACCAAAGCACCCTCCGCTCACAGG encodes the following:
- a CDS encoding mandelate racemase/muconate lactonizing enzyme family protein, whose protein sequence is MQIIDLRATVVRIPRPESLFSGTAGLRGQARRAADSSYQIVEPYPTVYSTAVEALLVEIETDAGVTGVGEGQFPVAPEAGAVLAECLIRPLLLGTDPTDRERLYAMLYGAMRCRGHFTGMYLDAVAAADNALWDLTGKVLGEPVWRLLGGRKRGRIPVYVSGLAGASREDRVREALDFRRQGFRAMKIFGGHGVDEDVTEATALREALGPDVALCVDAQWMYDPPTAIRLGRELERLGVAFFETPVAPEDLAGTAAVAEALTVPVAGGECERTRYQFTPWLDARALDIVQVDVGRCGTTESRNIARLIDERGRPLALHLGVGLFGYIASSLQVAAWAPGLHTVEYQPQMVALASGLLEEPFVTDGGQFIVPEGPGIGVRVNAEALEPYVVRPRGGRWRDVAG